In candidate division WOR-3 bacterium, the DNA window AGATGTCCTTCACAAAGCTCTTCTCCAAAACTCCACCTACGCGCAAGAAGGTCATATCGCGGAAAGTATGGGATATTCCAACAGAACCTAACCAATAATCTGTGAGAGTGGTATCAAGCTTTGAAAATCGCTTATACAAAAATTCAAAATCAATCCTGGCACCTGACTTTACAGCAGGACTGTAATATCCCGAAAGGGCAACTTGATTTGGCATAGAGTAGTAATTTTCCTCGGGAAATTTTACTTTGGTTGAAAACTGGGTTAAAATTCCAAAGGATTTTGTAGAATATCCAAAGGCCGCTACAGGCCTTACAGACCTTTGAACTGACGAGGGCATATCTTTCTTCAGGAGGCCAAGTCCCGTAGCCATTTGAAAACCTGAGAAATTAAGGGAAACAACAAGACCACCCTCAGAAATACCACCCTTTCTCTCAATTCTTAATGTATCCTCAACCAAGTAACTTGAGTTGTATTGGATTTTTTCATAAATGTAGTTCAAATCGACAACTTCTCTGAAATAAAGGTAGGTTTTAAATATCCAGAAGCCCAATCCCAAAAGCACATCTGGCTTTACAAGATAATAATTTCTTCTCTCGTAGGTGATTTGCCGTCCTACTGTGTTGTTGTAAGAGTCGTAAAGGTACTGATACCTGTATTCGTTAACAAGGGCACTGTTGAAAGTGAAAGAAACGTAATATTTCCCAAAGGACTCAAGGAGAGGCAAGCCTCTGCGCTCCAGTTGGTCGCCATACTGAACTCCTGTATATAGATTAGTTAATGATGCAACCATCAAAATCAACAACTTCATTTTTGACTCCTTTTGGCAAAATATTCCTTAAGTACCATTATAAAGTAAATTGCAAGTCCTATCGAGATGCAGGAGTCGGCAACATTAAACACAGGCCACCTTAGAGTGGGTGAAAGGCCGATATCGATAAAGTCTATAACCTCTCTAAAATGTACTCTGTCTGCAATATTGCCAGCGACTCCCGCCAGAATAACTGCAAAAAGGTTTGCATTTAAAATATTTTTAGATTTAATAGAATCAAGAATCAAAGCAATGAGAAAAACAATGGCAACAACGCCAAGGATTATGTAAGGAAAATTTCGTCCAAGGGAGATACTCCATAGGGAATGTGGATTACGTACATGGGTGATTTTAACAAACTCTCCAATCAATCTTATTTCCGAGCCAAGGGGTAGAAACTTTACTACAAGATATTTGGTAATCCTGTCTAAGGAAAAGAGCAAGGCAAAGATGAGAAGTACCTTTTTCATTAAACCAATCTCAACCAGTTATGGAGCAAGAAGTATATTCTACCAATTAAAAGGGAAATACGTGCCATAATCGTGTAACCAAAGGATGCCCCGAAGGTGATCATTAAGATGGTTATGCCAACCTTAGAGGACACACCAAGAACCCCTTTGTGTTCCCTGGAGAAATAAAAGTAAAGTATGGTGAATAACGTTCCGAAGACAATAATCAGATTATTGAAAGTATAAAGAATCGTCTCACCTACCGTTGAGCCCTTTACAAACAGAGGAAGCATCGACGCTTGAACCTGGGGTACAAGAAATCCTTGAGTTAGCCCTGTAATACCAAGCCCAGCCGCCATACCAACGGTAAAAGAAATTGACCAAACGGATAGCCAGGAAAGGGGCTTAACGAATCTCAAAAGTATAAAGAGGGAAAGTATAAGAGGAATAACCAATAAATATCTCTGAACCCCTACCTTCTCAGTGAAACCCATAACCAGCTTAGGATAGGCATCAAAAACCCAGACGTAAAGCACCATAAAAGCAGCTGAGCTACCCACATATACGTGTTCTGCAAACTTATAAAAGGGATTATCCTTGTACAAAAAGGACAAGATAGCAAGGGTAAAAAAGGCAGCAACCCAAGTCCAAATTATGTTGCTCATTTCTTCGCCCTCCTTAAAACAAGAAAACCAATGTTACCTATTATTATAAAAGCAATAATTACCAAGTGAATCACTGACTGCGCAAGCATGCCAATGGATGCCTGACCAGGAATTCCAACAAGGGTCTCATAGTCTGCTGCCCCCCTCAATCCGCCAATAACCGACACCACTTGGTTTGCCTGCATATAGGGATAATAGTCCGGAGTCATAACTGCAGTGGTTCCAAGAATGATCGGGAGATTGTATCGTGCATAACCGTACTGAATCCATGCATCACCCACAGCACCGGCTTCAAGGCCGAACAGAAGCTTAATGTCTTTATAATTTTTCACACTTCTCATAATTGGAAGAGAGTCTATCGGCGTATATTTGTAATCACTGGAAAACACACTCTTTATGTCTTTGCCCATATTTATTATAACTGCTGCCACTCCAGGACGGTACCCCAGGAAAACGTAATCAATACCATAAATCTTGTTGTATTTTTTAGCGATATCCTCTAAGGCCTGCTGTCCAAGGGGGAGACCCAACGCCCAGTGCCCTAACATTATAACCTTCAAATTTTTACGGAAGGCATGATGTAGGAAGGTTTCCAGCATAGGCTGAAGCTCAGGCATACTTGCGGCATCGTAGTCTATGGAAACCATTACGATTGAACTTTCAGGCAAACTTTCTATATATTCGTAAGCCTTCTTTACCTCTGGGAGAGGTTCTATCTTCATCGTCTTCTTAGTCAATATGGGAATCGCCGTCGCTAAGAAGACTGTGAGGTAAATTATCCTCCTGTCGATCCCCGCAAGCTTCTTAAAAAATTCCGTCATATTCTCTCCTCCTATTTCATATACGTACGTTCAATACCAAGAATAATTCTTATGGACATAGCTATTCCACCGAGGGCTATTCCGATCATTATACCTCTCTTCCCGGCCATCTGAGGCACGTTCATTACCCAGTCAGCAAAAGAAGGTATGTGTTGTTTCAGGTAAACCCACCCAATAGGATATATAAGAGCAATAAAAGCAACAGCAACCAGTATATAAAGAAGTTTGGTTCCCGTTTCAGTAATCCCTACCGATTCAGCATAGAAATACCATGCAAATATGAGAAATATTACGGTAATTACGTAGGGAGCGGCGCCTTGACCGAGGGGAATTCTCCCTAACATTACAATTACTGCGGAAACAAGGAGCAGGGCTGAGTTGAACTCCTTTGCCCTGAAGGCACGGTAAGCGGCACTGGCGATGAAGAATGAAAGGATTGCAAACATAGTGGACTGTAAAGGCATAAAAATGGAGTTGTAAAAGTACTTTGAAAAAGTAGAGGTTGGTGAGAAAGGATTATGTTCTGGGGTCCTTACGATCTCAGTTACGCCCCAAATCAGTGTAAGGAAAAAACTCAGAATCAAAATTAAGGAGTATGGGGCGTCTTTTTCTTTCCGCCTGATCTTCTTAAAATTGTATTCCAAAAGACTATCAATACCAAGAAGCATCGTAAAACCGGAAACGATGATGTACCAATCGTTGAAGATCTCCTCAAGGTTTCCGAAGGGCTTATGGGGAATAAATAGGGCTAAAACAAGCAAGAATCCCGAAATAAACGTTATCGCGAGTGGAATCTCTTTTTTCATCTCACCCTCCTAAAAAATGTTAAAGAAGTTAATAAGCATATGATTACCTATACCAAAAGTTTCCATAAGTGAACCAATGAGAATAATTATCACAAGTACCATTTTAATGTAGTCTTCACCCTTTATGGTACCGAGTGAAAGGGCATCCCTCGAAAGGTAGGCACTGGCCGCATACATTTCCTCTCCAATTAAAGTGTAATCAGTGGAAGCGATAAAGAAAGGTAGCTGCGTGACCGCTGTGGTTCCAGATATCTGGATAGCACCAATGGAATGTCCGGTTTCTGCCAGGATCAGAGATTCGGCGTAAAAGTAACCTTGGAGAAATACTGCACCAGGCCTCTGCCTCATCATAATACCATCAACTCCAGCCGCATAGCCAAACTGGTCTGAAGTAAGGAAGTAAATATTGGATTCTTTATACAAATCGGGCCTGCCAGCCTCAATATAACCCTCTTTTACCGTTTCTTGGGCTGCAACCATTACAATTGGATCATAGCACGGTACAATTACATCTGCCTCATACTCCGCAGCCTTATAGGCAACCCTCTTCAAAATAGCAAGAGAGGCTACAGTTGGAATGTCACTGATATAACCCAACCCCATTATATAAAGTATTGGTCTTCCCATTTCCGTGGAGCGCCCAACGGCCTCGTCGATAGCCTCAAGACCCGCAATCTTCCTGATAAAGAGATTCTTATCTACTCTTGCCCTCATAATGAAATAGAGGAGGAAGGCAGTATAAATCAAAATGATAATCAATACCGATAACCTTTTGGAGTTGAACCACTGCTGAGTACTTATTGCGGGTTCAGTGGTTCTACCTTCAGCCACCAAGGTATCTCCATGGTAAATCAGAACTCTGTAATAGTAGGGTTTTTTATCCATAACACCTATATCTTGAAACTGGGTTTCCGGCTTAAACAGAGTTTCAATCAATGTATCAGGTGCATTGAGATCCTGAGTCCTGTAGATTTCTATTCGGCTAACCACCCAAGAACTATCAAGTTCCCAGGTTATTGTAATGCTTCCCCCTGCATCGTTTGGTGTATCGTAGGCTTTCATATTAACGGGGGAAGCTTGCCACAAAAATAAGAGGATAGCGAGCTTCATAAATACCTCCTATGTACCCTCCTGCCAAGAATTTAAATATGCCCTTTGCTCTTCACTAAGCTTATCTATTGAAACGCCAAGGGTTTTCAATTTATACTCTGCCACTTTTCTATCCAGTTCCGGAGGAAGTGTGTAAACTTTAGCTTCCAAATTATCCTTATTTTCAAGTAGATACAAAACTGCAAGAAGTTGATTAGAAAAAGACAGATCCATCACATCTGCAGGGTGTCCCTCTGCAGCTGCTAAGTTCACCAATCTGCCCTGAGCCAAGAGGTATAAAACCTTGCCATTTTTAAGTGTAATCTTTTCAAGGTTTTCTCGAATTTTCTCAATTTTTATGGCGTTTTCGTAAAGGTATTTTACATCTACTTCAACATCAAAATGGCCCGCATTGGCTAATATGCATCCCTCTTTGATAACCTCAAAGTGTTTAGAAGTTACCACATCCTTGCAACCTGTTGCAGTTACAACAATATCCGCAACTTTAACAGCCTCTTCCATTGGCATGACAAGAAAACCGTCCTCAAAAGCCTCAAGGGCCTTGATGGGGTCAACTTCTGTCACGATCACCCTCGCACCCATACCCCTTGCCCTCATAGCGATGCCTCTGCCACACCAACCGTAACCTGCCACAACCATCGTGGTACTGGAAAGTAAGATGTTGGTCGCCCTTAATATACCATCTATAGTAGATTGCCCCGTGCCGTATCGGTTATCAAAGAGATGCTTTGTCTGGGACTCATTCACAGCAAAGACAGGAAATCGCAAAACCCCAGCCTTTTCCATAGCCTTAATGCGGATTACGCCTGTAGTGGTTTCTTCCGTTCCCCCTACAACACTATCCCATAGTCCTTTCTCATGTACTAACTTTGTTAAATCCGCACCGTCATCCATTATTATCCTGGGGGATTTCGACGCTATTATCTCTAAATTTTCGTAATAACTTTCCTTACTTTCTCCATGAATCGCAAAGACACCAATCCCAAAATCCCTAACTAAGGATGCGGCTACATCATCCTGTGTAGAAAGGGGGTTCGAGGGCGCAAGATAGACCTCAGCCCCCAGTTCCTTTAAAGCAATAACAAGATTTGCCGTTTCTGAAGTTACATGTAAACAAGCTGAAATTTTAACACCTTGAAGAGGTTTAGTGCCCTTATGCTCCTTTGCTAATTGTCTCAAAACAGGCATGCGTGTGGAGGCCCATTCGATTTTTTTGAATCCAGAATCGGCTAATCCGATGTCTCTGATCCTAAAATCAGCCATTAAGAGCCTCTAAAAGGTCTTTAACAGAGTCGGTTAACTCCCATGTGAAACCTTCTTCTTCCCTTCCAAAATGCCCATAAACCGCAGTTCTGTAATATATGGGTCTCAGAAGGTCGAGTCTATCTATAATTCCGCGAGGCGTAAGGTCAAAGACCTTTTTTATGGCTTTCACTATCTGTTCCTCTGGATATTTTGAAGTCCCAAAGGTATCAACGTAAATAGCTACAGGCTCTGCTACACCAATCGCATAAGCAAGTTGAATTTCCACCCTTTTTGCAATCCCCGCCTTCACAATGTTCTTAGCAATATACCTTGCCATATAGGCCGCAGATCTATCAACCTTTGTTGGATCCTTACCAGAAAAACAACCTCCTCCGTGTCTCGCAAAACCACCATACGTGTCAACCATTATCTTCCTTCCCGTAACACCCGTGTCGGCAACAGGGCCACCTTGAACGAATCTACCCGTCGGATTGATATAACATTTCATTTCTCTGTCCCTCAATTCCTCAGGTATAACATGATTAATCACAAGCTCTCTTAAATCTTCACGAAGTCTCTCTATTTTGACCTCCTCATCATGTTGGGCCGAAAGGACCACTGTGTTAACTTTAACGGGCTTACCTGTATTATCATATTCTACAGTAACCTGGGACTTTCCATCGGGCCTTAAATAAGGTAGAATGCCATTCTCCCTTACCTCTGTCAATCTCCTAACGAGCTTGTGGGCAAGCACGATGGGCATTGGCATAAGTTCAGGGGTTTCATCGGTGGCATAACCAAACATTAAACCCTGATCGCCAGCACCCCCCACATCAACACCCATTGCAATGTCAGGTGACTGCTCCTGAATCGAGGTAATTACTGCAACAGATTGATAATCAAATCCATATTCAGGTCTTACGTATCCAGCCTTTTTAATAACCTCCCTCACTACTTCGGGAATTTCAACATAGGTAGTGGTGGTAAGCTCACCCGCGACCATTACAAGCCCCCGAGTGGTGAGGGCTTCAATGGCTACCCTTCCCTTTCTATCATCTTTCAAAACGGCGTCAAGAATAGCATCAGAAACCTGGTCACAAATCTTATCAGGATGTCCCTTTGTTACTGACTCAGATGTGAACAGTTTTCCCATTTTATACCTCCTAAAATTTTACTTTTAAACCAAGATAAAGCACCCCTTCTGCCTCTCTATAACCTTTACGATCTAAAGGTCTAAACCCCAAATACAACATCCCTTCATTCGAAAGTCCTTTCAACAATAAGCCCCAATTAGCTTCAATTTCAGGTGTTAAATTATATTCTAAAGTTAAGCCACTGTAAAAGCTTAAATCTAAAAAGGGCATCACTGTGTTCGAGAGGGGATGGGCATAAAACAGATCTAAGAGGAAATCAAATTGATTAGGATTTCCTACAGTTAACCAGGGAATCTTCTCATGCCTTAAATAAGAGCCAAGTTCCAGTCGATAATAAAGGGATCCCGGATTTATTTGAAAGTTCAAATTTCGATTACTGTAAACGAACTTCAACTTATTCCAGTATAGGCTTCTATCTACAAGGGTATCGATTTTATGGTAGCAAGTATGATCGAGGAAAATGCCATACCACTTTTTTTCTTTTATTACCTTAAATCCGCCACCCAGTAAATAGTCAGCCTCCTGTGGATCAAGCTGAATTAGACCCACGTCGCGTCCCATCCAGATGTTTTCAAAACCATAAAGCACAAGCCTCACCTTCCCCCATTGGAAAACATCCGATTCAATACTTATCTTACCCATTGCGCTTCTTCTCTTCAAGGTACCTCCAAATTTTCTGAGCTCCCCGAAACCCTGGGTAGAAAAGATGAGGTGAAAATCTGAGAGGAGTGACAGTAACAATAAAATCTTCATTACAAAACCTCCAGTATCTGGTCCCTTTCGTAAGGGACTAATTCCATTAAGGCTCCGCCTCTTTTAATTAAAATACCCACGCTTTTCTCTTTAATTTCGCCTATTATTTCAGCAGGTATCCCCTCTTTTTGCAAATCTCCGCAAAGGCGTTCTGCTTCTCTCCTTCCAGTAAAGGCAATCAGTGAACCCGAGGCTATAAGTCCAAGAGGATCGATACGATAATATGTAGAGATAGCTTTAGTTTCTTCGTAAATTATTATTCTGTCACCATCAATAATTGCCCCAAGCCCCGAAGCAAGTATCGACTCATATAGCGCCGTTATCATTCCACCTTCCGTGGGGTCGTGGAGATTGTGAATTTCGTAATTTTCAATTACCTTAAGCCCTACATCAAAAAGACATATACCCGGGTCGTAAAGGAATTCCTGGCACCTTTTCACAAAGGGTTCTCCAAAAACTCTCACAAGTTCTTCCTGCTTCTCCCGGGATATAATACTCGTCCCCTCAATGGCAACGCCTTTGATTTGAACTATTGCATCACCTACTTTTACCTTTTCAGGAGAGACTTCCCTTATAACTTGACCGACCATAAACCCTGATAGTACCGTGCTCTTAAGGCCAGGTGTCACCTCTGTATGTCCTGTTATTACAGGAGTATTGAATTTTTTCGAATAAAACCCCAGTTTCTCAAAGGTGTTCAAAACTTCCTCCTCTGAGATACCTTCATGGAACAGCAAATTTACACCGAGGTATAAGGGTTTAGCGCCCAAAGAAATAAGGTCATTAATGTTACAAGCCATAAGATAATATACGCTATCCTTGGAGGTAAAAGTGATTGGGTCTGAAGTAAAGGCGATAACAGGAGATTTAATCTTAACTATTGCCCCATCAACGCCGTACTTGGGACCTACGAGAATATCCTCAGAAGTTACCTCTAATTTTCGTAAGCATTCCTTCAGTAGCTCAGGAGGTATTTTACCCGGTTTCAACGGCATGTATATAATTATAGGGCAAAACATTGATTGAATTTAGCAAAGACTCGAAAATAAAAAGTATGAAATGGCGTTATCGAAAGCAAGAATTCCCTCTGACTTGGTACGACTTTCCACGAATTATCTCCATTGTGCTATCAACAAGAAAGATAACGCCAGAAGCTGCGGAAGAATTTCTCTATGCACACAAAAAATCCTTCTATGACCCTTCCAAACTTAAAAGTATCGAAAAAATCGTCAACAGATTAACAGAGGCCCTCGAAAGGAGGGAGAAGATTCTCATTCATGGTGATTATGATGTTGACGGTATAAGCGGTGCTGCTTTACTCTTTCGCGCTCTGGACAGACTTGGGTTCTATGTAGATCATTATATACCCCACCGGGCTACTGAGGGGTATGGCCTTTCACCCAGGGCAATAGAAAAGGCAGAGAAGGAGGGTTTCAATGTAATTTTAACCGTGGATACGGGAATCTCGGCTTTCGGCCCCGCCTACACCGCAAAATTTAAAGGAATAGACCTGATTATAACCGATCATCACGAACCCCAAAGGGTGAATATTAACGGTTTGAAATCCATAAGAAAATTTGCTCCCCAAAATCTAACAAAAATAGAAGAAGACTTCAAGACATCAAAGTATATTTTACCAGAAGCTTACGCTATTCTGAACCCCAAATTAGAGGTTTACCCTGACCCAAACCTTGCAGG includes these proteins:
- the ahcY gene encoding adenosylhomocysteinase, yielding MADFRIRDIGLADSGFKKIEWASTRMPVLRQLAKEHKGTKPLQGVKISACLHVTSETANLVIALKELGAEVYLAPSNPLSTQDDVAASLVRDFGIGVFAIHGESKESYYENLEIIASKSPRIIMDDGADLTKLVHEKGLWDSVVGGTEETTTGVIRIKAMEKAGVLRFPVFAVNESQTKHLFDNRYGTGQSTIDGILRATNILLSSTTMVVAGYGWCGRGIAMRARGMGARVIVTEVDPIKALEAFEDGFLVMPMEEAVKVADIVVTATGCKDVVTSKHFEVIKEGCILANAGHFDVEVDVKYLYENAIKIEKIRENLEKITLKNGKVLYLLAQGRLVNLAAAEGHPADVMDLSFSNQLLAVLYLLENKDNLEAKVYTLPPELDRKVAEYKLKTLGVSIDKLSEEQRAYLNSWQEGT
- the metK gene encoding methionine adenosyltransferase; translated protein: MGKLFTSESVTKGHPDKICDQVSDAILDAVLKDDRKGRVAIEALTTRGLVMVAGELTTTTYVEIPEVVREVIKKAGYVRPEYGFDYQSVAVITSIQEQSPDIAMGVDVGGAGDQGLMFGYATDETPELMPMPIVLAHKLVRRLTEVRENGILPYLRPDGKSQVTVEYDNTGKPVKVNTVVLSAQHDEEVKIERLREDLRELVINHVIPEELRDREMKCYINPTGRFVQGGPVADTGVTGRKIMVDTYGGFARHGGGCFSGKDPTKVDRSAAYMARYIAKNIVKAGIAKRVEIQLAYAIGVAEPVAIYVDTFGTSKYPEEQIVKAIKKVFDLTPRGIIDRLDLLRPIYYRTAVYGHFGREEEGFTWELTDSVKDLLEALNG
- the lspA gene encoding signal peptidase II, yielding MKKVLLIFALLFSLDRITKYLVVKFLPLGSEIRLIGEFVKITHVRNPHSLWSISLGRNFPYIILGVVAIVFLIALILDSIKSKNILNANLFAVILAGVAGNIADRVHFREVIDFIDIGLSPTLRWPVFNVADSCISIGLAIYFIMVLKEYFAKRSQK
- a CDS encoding DUF6754 domain-containing protein, encoding MKLAILLFLWQASPVNMKAYDTPNDAGGSITITWELDSSWVVSRIEIYRTQDLNAPDTLIETLFKPETQFQDIGVMDKKPYYYRVLIYHGDTLVAEGRTTEPAISTQQWFNSKRLSVLIIILIYTAFLLYFIMRARVDKNLFIRKIAGLEAIDEAVGRSTEMGRPILYIMGLGYISDIPTVASLAILKRVAYKAAEYEADVIVPCYDPIVMVAAQETVKEGYIEAGRPDLYKESNIYFLTSDQFGYAAGVDGIMMRQRPGAVFLQGYFYAESLILAETGHSIGAIQISGTTAVTQLPFFIASTDYTLIGEEMYAASAYLSRDALSLGTIKGEDYIKMVLVIIILIGSLMETFGIGNHMLINFFNIF
- a CDS encoding AIR synthase-related protein; translation: MPLKPGKIPPELLKECLRKLEVTSEDILVGPKYGVDGAIVKIKSPVIAFTSDPITFTSKDSVYYLMACNINDLISLGAKPLYLGVNLLFHEGISEEEVLNTFEKLGFYSKKFNTPVITGHTEVTPGLKSTVLSGFMVGQVIREVSPEKVKVGDAIVQIKGVAIEGTSIISREKQEELVRVFGEPFVKRCQEFLYDPGICLFDVGLKVIENYEIHNLHDPTEGGMITALYESILASGLGAIIDGDRIIIYEETKAISTYYRIDPLGLIASGSLIAFTGRREAERLCGDLQKEGIPAEIIGEIKEKSVGILIKRGGALMELVPYERDQILEVL